The Rissa tridactyla isolate bRisTri1 unplaced genomic scaffold, bRisTri1.patW.cur.20221130 scaffold_631, whole genome shotgun sequence DNA window gtgtctcagcaccctggggacccccgcagccccccccacccacccaccccaccccgtGGGACGTCCCGGGTGCCTCTCACCGTCATCGAACTCCAGGATCTCGTTGTAGATGGGGGGGGCCATGCCGATGGCCTGCCCGGGGAAGTAGGGGTTGTAGTGCAGCCCCTCCCGCACCGTCACGCCGGCGGGGGGGGTCGCAGTAGCCCGTGAGGAGGGAGAAGACGTAATCCTCCCCCCCGTGCCTGCGGGGAGGGGTCAAAATCagcagagcatcccccccccccccaaaaaaaaaaccccagcgagGCCGGGGTCCTCCTCccctcgggggggggggttctgATGAGGATCCCGAGCTCCGCCGTGGGTCCGGGAGCCACGgaatgtgccccccccccccgccgtttACCGGGCGTTGACGATGTAGCTGAGGTCGGGGGGGCAGCGCCCCGTTGTTGGCGGCGCGGGCGGCCTCGGCGTTGGGGTACGGCTTCGGGAAGTAGTCGGAGATTTTGCCGGGACGCGTGAACATCTCCCCGTTCTCGTCCGGGCCGTCCAGAACCTCCACCTGcgcgggggggggcagccctcagacggggggggactgggggggggacagccctgagctggggggggactgggggggggacagccctgagataggggggactggggggggggacagcacGGAGCTGGGGGGCAGCACTGAGAcagggggggactgggggggacagccctgagctgggggggGCAGCCCTGAGacgggggggactggggggggg harbors:
- the LOC128903803 gene encoding LOW QUALITY PROTEIN: cytochrome c1, heme protein, mitochondrial (The sequence of the model RefSeq protein was modified relative to this genomic sequence to represent the inferred CDS: deleted 2 bases in 2 codons), which codes for LPPPAQVEVLDGPDENGEMFTRPGKISDYFPKPYPNAEAARAANNGALPPDLSYIVNARHGGEDYVFSLLTGYCDPPAGVTVREGLHYNPYFPGQAIGMAPPIYNEILEFDDGTPATMSQIAKDVCTFLRWAAEPEHDHRKRMGLKMLMISGLLISLVYYLKRHKWSVLKSRKMVYRPPK